A genome region from Manihot esculenta cultivar AM560-2 chromosome 5, M.esculenta_v8, whole genome shotgun sequence includes the following:
- the LOC110615185 gene encoding disease resistance protein RPV1 produces the protein MQTDTMPSVLVSTPPAALRLHWDVFLSFRGEDTRHTIIKNVYDSLAEHGVRVFRDDVGMSQGDEIAPSLLEAIEDSAASIIMLSPRYADSHWCLEELTTICQLRRLILPVFYKVDPSHVRKQTGPFENDFRIHTERFGEEKVGRWREAMKKVGGISGLPYNISKEPQLIQQLVKRVLTELRRTVGLATYTVGLDSRAEELMDLLNVKSNHIKVLGLHGMGGIGKTTLSKALYNKLLNYFEYRCFIPNVRETATEDGGLVSLQNKFLSALSPVNMSSVHELEAGVSMIKRMLHEKRVLAVLDDVDNVSQLNALAGNREWFSEGSRIIITTRNKDVLVEHLVNEVYEVRELYSTEALQLFSYHALRREKPTNDYLNLAKNIVSLTGGLPLALEVFGSYLFHKRTVKEWEDALKKLQQIRPNNLQDVLRISFDALDEEEKCIFLDIACLFVKIEMKREEAIDIFKGCGFRGETAITVLTEKSLIKLREELGGHILWMHDQLREMGKQIVLLENLTDPGTHSRLWNYDEIMTVLKHNKGTRNVQGIILELRKKQLVEDDRSVRTIFHNNFLSALNLTSVFEYLKEKFAYLPKEEKEGEIILNTNSFESMVNLRLLQINGVKLEGKFEHFPRELKWLQWKKCPFRNLPSDYRPSQLAILDLSESGIDRVCGWRSNMVAEKLMVLNLRYCYNLVAIPDLSGCKTLEKLDLEMCNRLPKIHKSVGNLRTLLKLNLKDCSNLIELPRDVSGLKQLQKLVLSGCKKLKELPEDIGSMKSLEELLLDQTAILQLPESIYRLTKLEKLSLNGCQFIKQLPKCLGNLNSLKQLSLNETALEELPDSVGSLSNLETLSLMWCNSLSFLPASIGKLESLTEIFVDSSAIEELPSSIGSLSYLKQLSAGGCRFLSKLPDSIGGLSSITELQLDRTPITNLPDQIGALRLTEKLYLRKCALIRSLPEALGSMYALTVLNLSGANITELPESIGMLENLIQLTLRDCKQLQKLPASIGNLKSLHRLLMERTGVTELPESFGMLSNLMILIMRKKPLKSLSAQEKLFEMPTSFPNLSLLKELDARAWGISGKIPDDFEKLSKLEILDLGYNKFDSLPSSLQGLSLLKNLCLKHCEKLISLPPLPSSLEELDISNCIALRIISDTSNLESLKQLNLTNCDEVLDIPGFECMKSLVRLYMSGCRACSVPIKRKLSKDFLRNIRYLSIPGSKIPDWFSQAEVSYSERRNYEIKAVLVCAVISLDNQIPDDLRDEIPVLPAIQARMSKPNKPLCVSTLDSMGVPKTNADQIHLCRYPDCHPLVFRLKDGFKVEVMAPDPPIIKGVQVKKCGIHLVFENDDDYIGNEELLDESQLSLSAKLAKFFQSNEEDGHEAC, from the exons ATGCAAACCGACACAATGCCCTCCGTCCTCGTTTCCACGCCTCCGGCTGCGCTGAGACTCCACTGGGACGTATTCTTAAGCTTTCGCGGGGAGGACACGCGCCACACTATCATCAAGAATGTCTATGATTCATTAGCAGAGCATGGCGTCCGTGTCTTCCGAGACGACGTCGGAATGAGCCAAGGGGACGAGATAGCCCCTAGCCTTTTAGAGGCCATTGAAGACTCGGCTGCTTCAATAATCATGCTTTCTCCGAGGTATGCTGATTCCCATTGGTGTCTTGAGGAGCTCACTACAATATGCCAGCTACGGAGGCTGATACTTCCAGTGTTCTACAAAGTTGATCCTTCTCATGTTAGGAAGCAAACGGGTCCTTTTGAAAATGATTTCAGGATTCATACTGAGAGGTTTGGGGAGGAGAAGGTGGGAAGATGGAGAGAAGCTATGAAGAAAGTTGGTGGGATTTCGGGTTTGCCTTATAACATCAG CAAAGAACCGCAGCTGATTCAACAATTGGTCAAAAGGGTTTTAACAGAATTGAGAAGGACAGTGGGTCTAGCTACATACACAGTTGGACTTGATTCTCGTGCAGAAGAACTGATGGACTTGTTAAATGTTAAATCCAATCACATTAAAGTTCTGGGACTTCATGGAATGGGTGGGATTGGTAAAACAACTCTTTCCAAGGCCCTCTACAATAAGCTTCTCAATTACTTTGAATACCGCTGCTTCATTCCAAACGTTAGAGAAACTGCTACAGAAGATGGTGGTTTAGTGTCACttcaaaataaatttctttCTGCTCTTTCACCTGTTAACATGTCATCTGTGCATGAGCTTGAAGCTGGCGTTTCTATGATCAAACGTATGCTTCATGAGAAGCGGGTGCTTGCTGTCTTAGACGATGTGGACAATGTAAGCCAGCTCAATGCACTGGCAGGAAACAGAGAGTGGTTCAGTGAAGGAAGTAGAATCATTATTACAACAAGAAACAAAGATGTTTTGGTTGAACATCTTGTGAATGAAGTTTACGAAGTGAGAGAGTTGTATTCAACTGAAGCTTTACAACTTTTTAGTTATCATGCACTAAGAAGAGAGAAACCCACAAACGATTACCTGAATCTGGCCAAGAATATTGTCTCTCTCACGGGAGGACTACCTTTAGCATTGGAAGTGTTTGGCTCTTACTTGTTTCATAAGAGGACAGTGAAGGAATGGGAAGATGCCTTGAAAAAGTTGCAACAGATTCGGCCAAATAATCTGCAGGATGTGCTAAGAATAAGTTTTGATGCGCTCGATGAAGAAGAGAAGTGTATATTTCTTGATATTGCGTGTTTGTTTGTTAAAATAGAAATGAAGAGAGAGGAAGCAATTGATATATTTAAGGGTTGTGGCTTCAGGGGTGAGACAGCAATTACTGTTCTCACAGAAAAATCTCTCATTAAGCTCAGAGAGGAGTTGGGAGGCCATATTTTGTGGATGCATGATCAACTCAGAGAAATGGGAAAACAGATTGTTTTACTTGAAAACCTTACTGATCCTGGTACACATAGTAGATTGTGGAATTATGATGAAATCATGACAGTTCTCAAGCATAACAAG GGGACAAGAAATGTACAAGGGATCATCCTTGAATTGAGAAAGAAGCAGCTTGTGGAGGATGATCGAAGTGTCCGCACGATTTTTCATAATAACTTCCTATCAGCACTAAATCTAACCTCTGTTTTTGAATACCTGAAAGAAAAATTTGCATATCTTCctaaagaagagaaagagggTGAGATTATACTCAACACCAATTCCTTTGAATCAATGGTTAATCTAAGATTGCTGCAGATCAATGGTGTGAAATTAGAAGGGAAGTTTGAACATTTTCCTAGGGAGCTCAAGTGGCTGCAGTGGAAGAAGTGTCCTTTCAGAAATCTTCCTTCTGATTATCGACCTTCGCAACTGGCCATCCTTGATCTCTCAGAAAGTGGAATCGATCGAGTCTGCGGTTGGCGGAGCAACATG GTGGCTGAGAAGTTGATGGTTTTGAATCTCCGCTATTGCTATAATCTTGTTGCTATTCCTGATTTATCAGGATGTAAGACCTTGGAAAAGCTTGATCTTGAGATGTGCAATCGACTACCTAAAATTCACAAGTCAGTGGGGAATTTGAGAACATTGCTGAAATTGAACTTGAAAGATTGCTCAAACCTCATTGAATTGCCAAGGGATGTCTCTGGGCTAAAACAACTTCAAAAACTTGTTCTCTCTGGCTGCaaaaaattgaaagaattgCCAGAGGACATAGGAAGCATGAAGTCCCTGGAAGAACTTCTTCTTGATCAAACTGCTATTTTACAGTTGCCTGAATCGATCTACCGCCTTACAAAACTTGAGAAGCTTAGTCTGAATGGTTGCCAGTTCATAAAACAGCTACCAAAATGCTTAGGTAACCTGAATTCTCTGAAACAACTCTCTCTTAATGAAACTGCATTGGAAGAACTTCCTGATTCTGTTGGATCTTTGTCAAACCTTGAGACACTAAGCTTGATGTGGTGTAACTCGCTTTCGTTCCTTCCTGCATCTATTGGCAAGCTAGAGTCCTTGACAGAAATTTTTGTTGATAGCAGCGCAATCGAAGAACTACCGAGTTCAATCGGTTCATTGTCTTACCTGAAGCAATTATCGGCTGGAGGCTGTCGATTTCTAAGCAAATTGCCGGATTCAATCGGTGGACTATCTTCCATTACTGAACTTCAGTTAGATCGGACGCCGATTACCAATCTGCCTGATCAGATTGGAGCTTTGAGATTGACTGAGAAGCTTTACCTGCGGAAATGTGCATTGATTAGAAGTTTACCAGAAGCTCTTGGGAGCATGTATGCTCTAACGGTTTTAAACTTGTCTGGTGCTAATATTACTGAGTTGCCTGAATCTATTGGGATGTTGGAAAATCTAATACAGTTGACTCTGAGAGACTGTAAACAGCTGCAGAAACTTCCAGCTTCAATAGGAAACTTGAAATCCTTGCACCGTCTGCTGATGGAGAGAACTGGCGTAACAGAACTCCCTGAGAGCTTTGGCATGCTCTCCAACTTAATGATATTGATAATGAGAAAGAAACCATTAAAATCTCTCAGTGCACAAGAGAAGTTGTTTGAAATGCCAACTTCCTTTCCAAATCTTTCCTTGCTAAAAGAACTGGACGCTCGTGCATGGGGAATATCTGGTAAGATTCCTGATGATTTTGAGAAGTTGTCAAAGCTAGAGATCTTGGATCTTGGCTACAACAAGTTTGACAGCCTTCCTTCAAGCTTACAGGGCCTTTCTCTTCTCAAAAATCTATGCTTGAAACACTGTGAAAAACTCATCTCTCTCCCTCCATTGCCTTCAAGTTTAGAAGAACTGGACATTTCCAACTGTATTGCATTGAGAATTATATCTGATACTTCAAACTTAGAGAGCTTAAAGCAGCTGAACCTAACAAATTGTGATGAAGTGTTGGATATTCCAGGATTTGAATGCATGAAGTCCTTGGTCAGATTATACATGAGCGGTTGTAGAGCATGTTCCGTTCCAATAAAGAGAAAACTTTCAAAG GATTTTTTGAGGAATATACGATACTTGAGCATACCTGGAAGCAAAATTCCGGATTGGTTTTCTCAAGCTGAAGTTAGCTATTCGGAGCGAAGAAACTACGAAATCAAGGCAGTGCTTGTATGTGCTGTTATCTCTCTGGATAATCAGATACCAGACGACTTGAGAGATGAAATCCCAGTTCTACCAGCCATTCAAGCAAGGATGTCTAAACCAAATAAACCTTTATGCGTAAGCACATTAGACTCAATGGGAGTGCCAAAGACAAATGCAGATCAAATCCATTTGTGTCGGTATCCAGATTGTCATCCATTGGTTTT